The genomic window AGGCCGGTGGCACCATCCCCGAATCCGGCCCCCGGCGCGGTCACCGCAGAAAACCAGCAACAGCAGCCACAGGAACCGAAAAAGAAGCGTGGCTTTTTCAGCAAGCTCTTTGGTTTGGGCAAAAAAGACAAAACAGACCAGCAGCAGGAGAATCCTCAGTAATCCGCATCTATACTTCCTCCTGTGGTCTTACTCTCAGCCATCTTCTTCATGCTTTTTGGGCTGGCGATGGGCAGCTTCCTGAATGTCTGCATTGCACGTCTGCCGAGGCACCAATCCATCATTTCCCCTGCCTCCCATTGCCCAGCATGTGGCGCAGCCATACGGCCCAGCGATAATGTCCCCTTACTGAGCTGGCTGTTGTTGCGGGGACGCTGCCGGTCCTGTGCGTGGAGGATCCCGCCACGTTACCCACTGGTTGAGCTGAGCTCAATGTTTTTATTCCTTCTTTGCGGTCTGCTATGGGGAGTAAGCGTCAAGTCTGCGGGTATGTGTCTGCTTTGCTTCCTGCTACTCGGCCTGGCCGTAATGGATGCCGAGACCCTGCTTTTACCTGATGCCTTCACGCTGCCCGGTATCGTTCTGGGTGTTCTTTATTCCGGAATTGTCGCGGGCTGGCACGCCGCGGTATGGTCTTTTGTTGATGCAATCATCGCAGGTCTGGCTCTGCTGCTGCTTCGATGGTTGTACTGGATGCTACGCCGCAGCGAAGGCCTGGGACTGGGCGATGTAAAGCTGCTGGCCATGATTGCTGCATGGCTTGGCCCTCCGCAGACTTTGCTTGTTCTGTTCCTGGGAACAGTCTGCACAGCAGTCTTTGGCTTGGCCCTTCTTCCCTTTGCCGGAAAGCACCTTGCACAGACCAAGCGGCCCCGTCGTGAATCAGTCCATTCGAAAGGTGGACCTGATTCTTCCCGTGCTGCCAGTCTCTGGAGGGCCACGGCCCTACCCTATGGATCATTCCTTTGCGCCAGTGCCATCTACGCCATTTTTATGGGACCCCAAACCATACGCTGGTATCTCCACTTCTTCTTCAAGTAACAGCGTGGCATCAGCACTCCAGCCTGATCTTCTATCTTCGCTTTAAGTGAAAAACTTACATAGGTTAGGGAATTTTTTTCTTGCTTTTGTCATGCGAAAGAGCAATTAAAACACTTGCATCTTTTTCCATACTCTCCCCGAAAAATATTTCTTTTTCCCTTTGCGATTTTTACAAATTTGTTTTACAACTTCTTCAAACACACTTTTACAAAAGGCTTCTGCTCTTCTTGCTCCGAGAAGCGATACTCCTTTGCTTTGCAAATGGCGCAACAGGTTTGTGCCACTCAGAAGCAGTAAAGCGCTGCTTCTTCTTCCTCTCCTTGGATTTGCGAATAGCAATAGGTCTGTCTGGCAGCGGTGGCCGGATCATTGGTGGTCTGCCAGGCTCCGAACTGTTGCTGGGTGATAACGATATTTGCGCATTCCGGGAAAGAGTAAGTGCTGCTGTGAATAAGAAAAGTAGTGCGAAATCTTTTCAAATGACAACTCCCCCAACCTTAGTGATTCAGAAGGCTGTCTTATGAAGTCGAGATTCTTTTTCGTCGCACTCGTATGTAGTTTGCTTGCGGTATCGTCTCTGCGCGTTGAGGCCCAGGCGAATGTAGTTGAAAACCAGACCATCTATCTTCACGTAAACGGAACTACAGGCTCTGATTCCAATCCTGGTTCGCCCACACAACCATTCAAAACCATCAGTGCTGCCGTACAAAAAGCGCTCGCCAATAATCGGGCCGGGATCGGGACGAAAGTCTTGATTGACGCA from Pseudacidobacterium ailaaui includes these protein-coding regions:
- a CDS encoding prepilin peptidase; the encoded protein is MLFGLAMGSFLNVCIARLPRHQSIISPASHCPACGAAIRPSDNVPLLSWLLLRGRCRSCAWRIPPRYPLVELSSMFLFLLCGLLWGVSVKSAGMCLLCFLLLGLAVMDAETLLLPDAFTLPGIVLGVLYSGIVAGWHAAVWSFVDAIIAGLALLLLRWLYWMLRRSEGLGLGDVKLLAMIAAWLGPPQTLLVLFLGTVCTAVFGLALLPFAGKHLAQTKRPRRESVHSKGGPDSSRAASLWRATALPYGSFLCASAIYAIFMGPQTIRWYLHFFFK